One Melanotaenia boesemani isolate fMelBoe1 chromosome 8, fMelBoe1.pri, whole genome shotgun sequence DNA segment encodes these proteins:
- the LOC121644297 gene encoding amyloid beta A4 precursor protein-binding family B member 1-interacting protein-like encodes MDDIDALFSDLLGEMDNLSQSLTFAVNSSEVAAASQGSAFSVSFIDLNESLNDLEDHDLDVLVADLESKLTSQESSMNDESSSQTNNQTSPAVMTSEPAVILPTPTAESSRGINREPQTKGEKIKLALEKLKEAKVRKLIVKVLLTDNSSKTLMVDERQTVRQVLDKLFEKTHCDFSIDWSLCESNPELQIERGFEDHENLVESLSAWTRRSENKIHFVSKPQKYMMFTEPQIFYMRKKEKDSMSEIKSQNKELLIKENFGGLTVIVPDLEGTLYLKEDGKKVWKPRFFVLRASGIYYVPKGKTKSSTDLVCFTRLGKVNVYTTSNYKQKFRAPTNFCFLLKHPCIQKESPHIRFLCCDDEHTLLLWVNSIRIGKYGTQLYENYRDAVQRMSTLQTLLSAAHKDRSNGHTPLARPHPGSSPPKSTNIDDYPHEPPPDFIPPPPPEHKNV; translated from the exons ATGGACGACATCGATGCCTTGTTTAGTGACCTGCTCGGAGAGATGGATAATCTCTCtcag AGTCTAACATTTGCAGTCAACAGCTCAGAAGTGGCAGCTGCCTCACAAGGCAGTGCCTTCTCCGTCAGTTTCATCGACCTGAACG AGTCACTTAATGACCTGGAGGACCATGACCTGGATGTTTTGGTGGCCGACCTGgaatctaaattaacttcaCAAGAATCCTCTATGAATGATGAAAGCAGCAGCCAAACAAATAATCAAACCTCACCAGCCGTCATGACGTCTGAGCCAGCGGTTATACTTCCTACACCCACGGCAGAGTCATCCAGGGGGATAAACAGG GAACCCCAaacaaagggagaaaaaattaaacttgCTCTGGAGAAACTGAAAGAAGCCAAAGTGAGGAAG TTGATAGTGAAGGTGCTGCTGACTGACAACAGCTCCAAGACTCTGATGGTGGATGAGAGGCAGACGGTTCGACAGGTTTTGGACAAGTTGTTTGAGAAAACGCACTGTGACTTCAGCATAGACTGGAGTCTGTGTGAGAGCAACCCTGAGCTGCAGATTG AAAGAGGCTTTGAGGATCATGAAAATTTAGTGGAATCTCTGTCTGCTTGGACTCGCCGCAGTGAAAACAAAATCCATTTTGTGTCAAAACCCCAAAAGTACATGATGTTCACAGAGCCTCAA ATTTTTTACATgcgtaaaaaggaaaaagacagcATGAGTGAGATAAAAAGCCAGAACAAAGAGCTCCTAATAAAG GAGAATTTTGGAGGTTTAACTGTGATTGTTCCTGACCTTGAAGGCACACTGTACCTAAAAGAAGATGGGAAGAAGGTTTGGAAACCTCGCTTCTTTGTGCTTAGAGCCTCGGGCATTTATTATGTGcccaaaggaaaaacaaag TCTTCCACTGATCTGGTCTGTTTTACGCGCTTAGGAAAAGTCAACGTTTACACCACCAGCAACTACAAACAGAAATTCAGAGCTCCCACCAACTTCTGCTTCTTATTGAAG CATCCCTGCATCCAGAAGGAGTCTCCCCACATCAGGTTCCTTTGCTGTGATGACGAACACACACTGTTGCTTTGGGTCAACTCCATCAGAATAGGCAAG tatGGCACACAGCTGTACGAGAACTATCGAGATGCAGTGCAGAGAATGAGCACTTTGCAAACTCTTCTTTCTGCAGCACATAAAG ACAGATCCAATGGTCACACCCCTCTGGCCAGACCGCACCCTGGCTCTTCTCCACCAAAGTCCACAAATATTGATGACTACCCACATGAGCCACCACCTGACTtcatccctcctcctcctccagaacataaaaatgtttga